DNA sequence from the Deltaproteobacteria bacterium genome:
GGTCTCTTCACGGGGTGTACACAACCACGAGCAGTTCCGTCTTTTTCTTTCCCGGATTGTTGAGGACGTGAATCAGGTTCGAGTTGAAGTGGAGCGACTGGCCGTTTTTTAGCGTATGCTTTTTTCTGCCGACCTCGATGTCCAGCCGCCCTTCGAGGACGTATATAAACTCTTCGCCTTCGTGCTGGTATTCCGCCCCCTCGTGCTCCTTGCCGGGGTCTATCGTGACCAGAAAAGCCTTCATGTGCTTGTGCGCGGCGTCGGGCGTGAGCGTCACGTATGAGTAGGCTTTCCTCCTCTTTTCAAAAGCCTCCGCCTTCTTCCTCCGAGAATCTTTTTCCTCCGAAAGGAAAGCTCCGGCGTCAACAGTGAGCGCCTTTGAAATCTGAAGAATTGCGGACACGGGCGGCATCACCG
Encoded proteins:
- a CDS encoding cupin domain-containing protein, which produces VMPPVSAILQISKALTVDAGAFLSEEKDSRRKKAEAFEKRRKAYSYVTLTPDAAHKHMKAFLVTIDPGKEHEGAEYQHEGEEFIYVLEGRLDIEVGRKKHTLKNGQSLHFNSNLIHVLNNPGKKKTELLVVVYTP